In one window of Dromaius novaehollandiae isolate bDroNov1 chromosome W, bDroNov1.hap1, whole genome shotgun sequence DNA:
- the PMAIP1 gene encoding phorbol-12-myristate-13-acetate-induced protein 1 codes for MMPARTVRKSAPPATPAGTQEAVAECAVQLRRIGDKWNLRQKILNLLAKLFCPET; via the exons ATGATGCCCGCCAGGACCGTGCGCAAGAGCGCGCCGCCCGCCACCCCGGCAGGTACG CAGGAAGCGGTGGCCGAGTGCGCCGTGCAGCTGCGCCGCATCGGGGACAAGTGGAACCTGCGCCAGAAGATCCTCAACCTTCTCGCGAAGCTGTTCTGCCCGGAGAcgtga